A single window of Verrucomicrobiia bacterium DNA harbors:
- a CDS encoding acyltransferase: MNNTVQAHQLIAPDVKLGKGARIFGFVNLYGCEIGEDSKIGTFVEVQKGARIGARCKVSSHTFICEGVIIEDEVFIGHGVMFTNDLYPRATTDSGQLQTDSDWKCVETIVRRGASIGSNATLLCGITIGERAIVGAGSVVTRDVPAGAVVAGNPAGIKKWLPGFEPQSAP, encoded by the coding sequence GTGAATAACACAGTTCAAGCACACCAACTCATCGCGCCGGACGTCAAGCTGGGCAAAGGCGCCCGGATCTTCGGCTTCGTCAATCTCTACGGTTGTGAAATCGGAGAGGACTCAAAAATAGGAACCTTCGTTGAAGTGCAGAAAGGCGCCAGGATCGGCGCCCGATGCAAGGTGTCCAGCCACACGTTCATTTGCGAAGGGGTGATCATCGAAGACGAGGTGTTCATCGGCCACGGGGTCATGTTCACTAACGACCTTTATCCCCGCGCAACAACAGACTCAGGGCAGCTCCAGACGGACAGCGACTGGAAGTGTGTGGAGACAATCGTGCGCCGCGGAGCGTCGATCGGTTCAAATGCCACCCTGCTGTGCGGCATCACCATTGGCGAGCGGGCCATTGTTGGCGCCGGCAGTGTGGTGACGCGCGATGTCCCCGCGGGAGCGGTGGTCGCCGGGAATCCCGCGGGCATTAAGAAATGGCTGCCCGGCTTTGAGCCACAATCCGCCCCCTGA
- a CDS encoding lipoate--protein ligase family protein, whose translation MKYLDLSFACPEDNLAADDALLHASENGAEDVLRFWESEHVFVVVGYGNAVSAEVNVEACRSRGIPILRRCTGGGTVVQGPGCLNYSLIFRAPDEGPLRNITSTNRHIMDRIRDALAAAGAGQVEVLGHTDLAIGGVKFSGNAQRRQRSSILFHGAFLLDFDLSLITEFLPMPSRQPDYREGRSHAEFLRNLNIPAEAVKAAIRSHWGARDSARDFPHALMKQLAREKYARPDWNCKF comes from the coding sequence ATGAAATATCTCGATCTTAGTTTTGCTTGTCCGGAGGATAATCTTGCCGCCGATGACGCGCTGCTGCACGCGTCGGAAAACGGCGCCGAAGATGTGCTGCGCTTCTGGGAATCCGAACACGTCTTTGTGGTTGTCGGATATGGAAACGCAGTTTCGGCCGAGGTCAATGTGGAGGCGTGCCGATCGCGAGGGATTCCGATCCTCAGGCGGTGCACCGGCGGGGGGACTGTGGTGCAGGGCCCGGGATGTCTCAACTATTCACTGATTTTCCGGGCACCGGACGAGGGCCCGCTGCGAAACATCACGTCGACCAATCGCCACATCATGGATCGAATCCGCGACGCCCTTGCTGCAGCGGGGGCGGGCCAGGTTGAAGTGCTTGGCCACACGGACCTTGCGATTGGCGGCGTGAAGTTTTCCGGCAATGCGCAACGGCGGCAGCGCAGCTCGATCCTCTTTCACGGCGCGTTCCTCCTGGATTTTGATCTCTCGTTGATAACCGAGTTCCTGCCGATGCCTTCGCGCCAGCCTGACTACCGCGAAGGGCGTTCGCATGCCGAGTTTCTTCGCAACCTCAACATTCCCGCCGAGGCGGTAAAAGCCGCAATTCGCTCGCATTGGGGGGCTCGGGATTCGGCGCGTGATTTCCCTCATGCATTGATGAAGCAACTGGCCCGGGAAAAATACGCCAGGCCGGACTGGAATTGTAAATTCTAG
- the aceE gene encoding pyruvate dehydrogenase (acetyl-transferring), homodimeric type, with amino-acid sequence MSNKVKAEKKEKNQARSRSASRNGNDGDRVLESLEALLEVALTQQGTERTKEFLSNITDKLRAAGVEAPHTVSTAYINTISPEDQAEFPGDRDMEVRIKSHIRWNAMAMVVNANRKHNGLGGHISTYASAATLYEVGFNHFFRGRTKEFPGDLIYFQGHATPGVYARAYLERRLDDHHLQHFRQELAEGGGLSSYPHPYLMPNFWQFPTVSMGLGPIMSIYQARFNRYLRARGIISGQEPKVWAFLGDGECDEPETLGSITLGARETLDNLIWVINCNLQRLDGPVRGNGKIIQELEALFRGAGWNVIKVIWGSDWDDLLARDSSGLLLKRMQEALDGDYQKYSVEPGSYTRKHFFGKYPELLQLVNHLSDDQIRKLLRGGHDTRKVYAAYKAAYEHKGQPTVILAKTIKGYGLGEAGEGRNISHQQKKMNEKELREFRERFNVPISDDVIAEAPFYRPPEDSEETKYLLGRRKVLGGFLPQRNAAADVLEIPKVETFSEFFKGSGLMEVSTTMAFVRLLSMLLRNKAIGRRIVPIIPDEARTFGLDALFREIGIYSSKGQLYEPVDIKSLLYYHEAKDGQILEEGITEAGSMSSFIAAGTSYASHGKHMIPFYIYYSMFGPQRIGDLVWLAGDIKAKGFLLGATSGRTTLNGEGLQHQDGHSLLLASTVPTLMTYDPAFGYELAVIVADGMRRMYVNNEDIFYYLTLYNENYPMAAMPQGVEEGILKGLYRFKKGAEGKQAKAHIFASGPIINQALKAQQILAERYDVSADVWSATNYKQLRSEAVQCRRWNMLHPTAKPKKSYIETLLAKEKGAFVAVSDNVRLVPEQILPWVPGGMFTLGTDGFGRSETRANLRRFFEIDAECTVIGTLFALAEKGMIERSVVEKAIKDLGVNPEKLFPELV; translated from the coding sequence GTGAGTAACAAAGTGAAAGCAGAGAAAAAAGAAAAGAATCAGGCGCGGTCGCGGTCAGCCAGCCGCAACGGAAACGACGGTGATCGCGTGTTGGAATCCCTGGAAGCATTGCTCGAGGTGGCGTTGACCCAGCAGGGGACTGAGCGCACGAAGGAGTTTCTTTCAAATATCACTGACAAGCTCCGAGCCGCAGGCGTCGAAGCGCCCCACACCGTCAGCACCGCGTACATCAACACGATTTCTCCCGAGGATCAGGCGGAGTTCCCTGGCGATCGCGACATGGAGGTGCGCATCAAGAGCCACATTCGCTGGAATGCCATGGCGATGGTGGTGAACGCCAACCGAAAGCACAACGGCCTGGGTGGCCACATCTCCACATACGCTTCGGCAGCAACCCTTTACGAAGTCGGCTTCAATCATTTTTTCAGGGGGCGAACGAAGGAATTTCCCGGGGACCTCATTTATTTTCAGGGGCACGCCACGCCAGGCGTTTACGCACGAGCCTATCTTGAACGGCGTCTTGACGACCATCATCTGCAGCATTTCCGCCAGGAATTGGCTGAAGGCGGCGGACTGTCGTCGTATCCGCACCCGTATCTGATGCCGAACTTCTGGCAGTTCCCGACCGTTTCCATGGGATTGGGGCCGATCATGTCGATCTACCAGGCGCGATTCAACCGCTACCTGCGGGCGCGCGGGATCATCAGCGGACAGGAGCCAAAGGTCTGGGCATTCCTGGGCGATGGCGAATGCGATGAACCCGAAACCCTGGGCTCAATCACTCTTGGAGCGCGCGAGACGCTCGACAACCTCATCTGGGTCATCAACTGCAACCTCCAGCGCCTCGATGGACCCGTTCGCGGAAACGGCAAGATCATCCAGGAACTTGAAGCACTCTTCCGCGGCGCGGGCTGGAATGTCATTAAGGTAATCTGGGGCTCGGACTGGGATGATCTCCTTGCCCGCGATTCCAGCGGACTGCTCCTCAAGCGCATGCAGGAGGCTTTGGATGGCGATTACCAGAAGTATTCCGTCGAACCTGGCAGCTACACGCGCAAACATTTTTTCGGGAAATATCCCGAATTGCTGCAGCTGGTGAATCATTTGAGCGACGACCAGATTCGGAAGCTGCTGCGTGGCGGGCACGACACTCGCAAGGTTTACGCTGCCTACAAGGCGGCTTACGAACACAAGGGGCAACCTACGGTCATTCTGGCAAAGACGATCAAGGGTTACGGTTTGGGCGAAGCAGGCGAAGGCCGCAACATCTCGCATCAGCAGAAGAAGATGAACGAGAAGGAGCTGCGCGAGTTCCGCGAGCGCTTCAACGTTCCGATCAGCGACGACGTCATCGCCGAAGCTCCGTTTTATCGGCCGCCTGAAGACAGCGAGGAAACGAAGTATCTGCTCGGCCGGCGCAAAGTCCTGGGCGGTTTTCTCCCGCAACGCAACGCCGCGGCCGATGTCCTTGAAATTCCGAAGGTCGAAACCTTCAGCGAATTCTTCAAGGGATCGGGGTTGATGGAGGTGTCGACCACGATGGCATTTGTGCGGTTGCTCAGCATGCTATTGCGCAACAAGGCGATTGGGCGGCGCATCGTGCCCATCATTCCCGATGAGGCGCGCACCTTTGGCCTGGATGCATTGTTTCGGGAGATTGGAATTTATTCATCCAAGGGCCAGTTGTACGAGCCCGTCGACATCAAGTCGCTTCTGTATTATCACGAAGCGAAGGATGGGCAGATTCTTGAAGAGGGAATCACCGAAGCGGGCTCCATGTCTTCATTCATTGCCGCGGGCACAAGCTACGCCTCGCACGGCAAGCACATGATCCCGTTCTACATCTATTATTCGATGTTCGGTCCGCAACGGATCGGGGATCTGGTCTGGCTCGCGGGTGACATCAAGGCGAAGGGTTTTCTGCTGGGCGCGACATCCGGGAGAACGACCCTGAACGGCGAAGGGTTGCAACATCAGGACGGACACAGCCTTTTGCTGGCAAGCACGGTGCCTACGCTCATGACCTATGATCCTGCGTTTGGATACGAACTCGCCGTGATCGTGGCGGATGGGATGCGCCGGATGTACGTCAATAACGAGGACATCTTCTATTACCTCACGTTGTATAATGAAAATTATCCGATGGCCGCAATGCCGCAGGGCGTTGAAGAGGGAATCCTGAAGGGATTGTATCGGTTCAAGAAGGGTGCTGAAGGCAAGCAGGCGAAGGCTCACATCTTTGCCAGCGGACCGATCATCAATCAGGCATTGAAGGCGCAGCAGATCCTGGCGGAGCGTTACGACGTTTCCGCGGATGTGTGGAGCGCGACCAATTACAAGCAGCTCCGGAGCGAAGCCGTGCAATGCCGTCGCTGGAACATGCTGCATCCGACAGCGAAGCCGAAGAAGTCCTACATCGAGACGCTGCTCGCCAAAGAGAAGGGCGCTTTCGTTGCGGTTTCTGACAATGTGCGCCTCGTGCCCGAGCAAATTCTGCCCTGGGTTCCAGGTGGCATGTTCACGCTCGGTACCGACGGTTTCGGCCGCAGCGAGACGCGCGCGAACTTGCGGCGTTTCTTTGAGATCGACGCGGAGTGCACCGTTATCGGGACGCTGTTCGCGCTTGCTGAAAAGGGCATGATCGAACGCTCTGTCGTGGAGAAGGCGATCAAGGATCTCGGTGTGAACCCGGAGAAGTTGTTTCCCGAACTGGTGTAA